In the genome of Coraliomargarita algicola, one region contains:
- a CDS encoding GFA family protein, translating into MTTAHKGSCLCGEVVFEIEGEFEHFFLCHCDRCRKDTGSAHAANLFSNDFNLRWLSGENQVRSYQLPGSRHAKSFCLNCGSALPHRLSTGSVLMVPAGSLDSELSIKPQAHLFCSERASWDDGLERVPSCEELPEKNASG; encoded by the coding sequence ATGACTACAGCACATAAAGGATCCTGCCTCTGTGGAGAGGTTGTGTTTGAAATTGAGGGAGAATTTGAGCATTTCTTCCTCTGTCACTGTGATCGCTGCCGCAAAGACACTGGTTCGGCTCATGCTGCGAATTTGTTTAGCAATGATTTTAACTTACGCTGGTTATCTGGCGAAAATCAGGTTCGCAGTTATCAATTGCCGGGAAGCCGCCATGCGAAGAGCTTCTGTTTGAACTGTGGCTCGGCTCTACCTCATCGACTTTCCACGGGCTCGGTTTTGATGGTGCCGGCTGGCAGTCTCGATAGCGAACTCTCCATCAAGCCTCAGGCTCATCTTTTTTGTTCGGAAAGAGCTTCATGGGATGATGGCCTGGAACGCGTCCCATCTTGCGAAGAATTACCTGAGAAGAATGCGTCCGGCTAA